One Bradyrhizobium sp. ISRA464 genomic window carries:
- a CDS encoding MarR family transcriptional regulator, whose product MRAEHRLIFLLTVAYRRLQRAIEQETAAHDLTSAQAGVLFFLGRNDGALIGDVSQALDIVPSAMTGLADRMERAGLVKRRRDGEDGRSQRLYLTAAGQEFGKRAATRTRLINNRLMEGFSEAEIDVVSRWLTSLQEKFPKDKDA is encoded by the coding sequence ATGAGGGCAGAGCACCGGCTGATCTTTCTTTTGACCGTGGCCTATCGACGGTTGCAGCGCGCGATCGAGCAGGAGACGGCCGCGCACGACCTGACGTCGGCTCAGGCGGGCGTGCTGTTCTTTCTCGGGCGCAACGATGGCGCGCTGATCGGCGACGTCTCGCAGGCGCTCGACATCGTGCCGTCGGCGATGACCGGACTTGCCGACCGGATGGAACGTGCGGGCCTCGTGAAGCGCCGGCGCGACGGTGAGGATGGGCGCAGCCAGCGGCTCTATCTGACCGCGGCGGGACAGGAGTTCGGCAAACGCGCCGCGACGCGGACGAGGCTGATCAACAACCGCCTGATGGAGGGGTTTTCGGAAGCCGAGATCGACGTTGTGTCGCGCTGGCTGACCAGCCTGCAAGAGAAATTTCCGAAGGACAAAGACGCCTAG
- a CDS encoding LysR family transcriptional regulator: MSLNLHLLRLFAAVAKTGSFSRAADLLHISQPAISKGVRDFELQVGCRLLDRTPKGVRPTREGAALARHAETLFAAERAAEDELQALRNLDSGSLRIGASTTIATYMIPEYLGIFHRAFPGIDLHVVSANTSDIAALMLGHEIEIALVEGPVEDENLTSAAWRTDVMGLIAGPDHRFAAAAGPIDIRLLNDEILIVREPGSGTREVVAQAFAAHRVEPQRTLEIGSTEAIKQAVAAGVGVAMVSMATIDDQVRLGKLKVIPIKGVHIERTLWQLKSPGRLEVPAAVAFEGIIRETQAAKMAPRKPALKVRRTDPAPRQRHARS; encoded by the coding sequence ATGTCCCTCAACCTGCATCTCCTCCGCCTGTTCGCGGCCGTGGCGAAGACCGGGAGTTTCTCCCGCGCCGCCGACCTGCTGCACATCAGCCAGCCGGCGATCTCCAAGGGTGTGCGCGATTTCGAGTTGCAGGTCGGCTGCCGCCTGCTCGACCGCACGCCCAAGGGAGTGCGCCCGACCCGGGAGGGCGCCGCGCTGGCCCGGCATGCGGAAACGCTGTTCGCGGCCGAGCGGGCCGCGGAGGACGAGTTGCAGGCGCTGCGCAACCTCGACAGCGGCTCGCTGCGGATCGGCGCCAGCACGACGATCGCGACCTACATGATCCCGGAATATCTCGGCATCTTTCACCGCGCCTTTCCCGGTATCGACCTGCACGTGGTCAGCGCCAACACCAGCGACATCGCCGCACTGATGCTGGGGCATGAAATCGAGATCGCCCTCGTCGAGGGTCCCGTGGAAGACGAGAACCTGACCAGCGCGGCCTGGCGCACCGACGTGATGGGCCTGATCGCAGGCCCCGACCACCGCTTCGCGGCAGCCGCAGGGCCGATCGACATCCGTCTGCTCAACGACGAGATCCTGATCGTGCGCGAGCCCGGCTCAGGGACGCGCGAGGTGGTCGCGCAGGCGTTTGCCGCCCACCGCGTCGAGCCGCAACGGACACTCGAAATCGGCAGCACCGAGGCGATCAAGCAGGCGGTGGCCGCAGGCGTCGGCGTGGCGATGGTATCGATGGCGACGATCGACGATCAGGTCAGGCTTGGAAAACTGAAGGTGATCCCGATCAAGGGCGTCCACATCGAGCGCACGCTGTGGCAGCTCAAATCGCCCGGCCGGCTGGAGGTGCCGGCGGCGGTTGCGTTCGAAGGGATCATTCGGGAGACGCAAGCCGCGAAGATGGCGCCGCGCAAGCCGGCGCTCAAAGTGCGGCGAACAGACCCTGCGCCCAGGCAACGGCATGCTCGAAGCTGA
- a CDS encoding putative sulfate exporter family transporter: MPEPSNDQGQKQDPLKRAFHLIPGILLCGVITVISLGVQAAEERIFDHPYIEALVVAILLGMAVRTVWQPSEGWRSGIAFSAKQLLEVAVMLLGASISFAAIVASGYLLISAIAVTVVIMLAVSYGLSRMLGLKAKLSVLIACGNSICGNSAIAAVAPVIEADGDDIASSISFTAILGVLMVLGLPLLIPLLQLSATQYGILAGLTVYAVPQVLAATVPAGIVSTQLGTLVKLVRVLMLGPIVVGLSLFVARRRRRKADATRAVSISPFKLVPWFIIGFLVLAALRSLQLVPDIVIAPVTKTAAILTVVSMAALGLGVDVRALSTVGGRVTAAVTLSLLLLLGLSIGLVHFFK; the protein is encoded by the coding sequence GTGCCGGAACCATCCAACGATCAGGGGCAGAAGCAGGACCCGCTCAAGCGGGCATTCCACCTCATTCCAGGCATCCTCCTCTGTGGAGTGATCACGGTCATCTCGCTCGGCGTCCAGGCCGCGGAGGAGCGCATCTTCGACCATCCCTATATCGAGGCCCTGGTCGTTGCGATCCTTCTGGGCATGGCGGTGCGCACCGTTTGGCAGCCATCGGAGGGCTGGCGCTCCGGCATCGCCTTCAGCGCCAAGCAGTTGCTCGAGGTCGCCGTGATGCTGCTTGGCGCCTCCATCAGCTTCGCGGCCATCGTGGCGTCGGGCTATCTCCTGATCAGCGCGATCGCGGTGACCGTCGTCATCATGCTGGCGGTGAGCTATGGCCTCAGCCGGATGCTCGGGCTCAAGGCAAAGCTCTCCGTCCTGATCGCTTGCGGCAATTCGATCTGCGGCAACTCCGCGATCGCGGCCGTTGCCCCCGTGATCGAGGCCGACGGCGACGACATCGCCTCATCGATCTCGTTCACGGCCATTCTCGGCGTGCTGATGGTACTGGGCCTGCCGCTGCTGATTCCGCTCTTGCAGCTCTCGGCCACGCAATACGGCATCCTGGCCGGGCTCACGGTCTACGCCGTGCCGCAGGTGCTGGCGGCGACGGTTCCTGCCGGCATCGTCAGCACGCAGCTCGGCACGCTGGTGAAGCTGGTGCGCGTTCTGATGCTGGGCCCGATCGTGGTCGGCCTCTCGCTGTTCGTCGCGCGGCGTCGCAGGCGCAAGGCGGACGCCACCAGGGCTGTGTCGATCAGCCCGTTCAAGCTGGTGCCCTGGTTCATCATCGGCTTTCTGGTGCTCGCCGCGCTGCGCTCGCTCCAGCTCGTGCCCGACATCGTGATCGCGCCGGTGACGAAGACCGCGGCGATCCTCACCGTCGTCTCGATGGCAGCGCTCGGGCTCGGCGTCGATGTGCGCGCGCTCTCGACTGTCGGAGGGCGGGTGACGGCAGCGGTCACGCTGTCGCTGCTGTTGCTGCTCGGCCTGAGCATTGGGCTGGTGCATTTCTTCAAGTAG
- a CDS encoding allantoate amidohydrolase, translating to MSTAAGSERSSLGEEIVARIDALAAISETPEHLARIFLTEEHRKAADLILSWMREAGMSAHLDAIGNVCGRYEGERPDLPCLMVGSHYDTVRDAGKWDGPLGVITAIACVANLNRRGKRLPFAVEVVGFADEEGVRFASTLLGSRAVAGTFDESVLNTCDRAGTSIRDALIEFGLDPDHIGKAARARRELLGYVELHIEQGPVLEEKGLPVGVVTAIAGATRLVANLTGVAGHAGTVPMALRRDALTGAAECIGAIEDFCKADKAGLVGTVGCISAMPGATNVIPGKVSFTMDIRSQSDAHRERAVADILQRIEAIAKRRELTLQVDVTHDNRSVPCAPWLTSQIADAVTAEGFPAFELPSGAGHDGMAMVDIADIGMIFVRCRGGISHNPAEHVELADAETGARVLLLFIENFRPQPA from the coding sequence ATGAGTACAGCAGCCGGAAGCGAGCGGTCATCGCTCGGCGAAGAGATCGTGGCGCGGATCGATGCGCTCGCTGCGATCTCCGAAACGCCTGAGCATCTGGCGCGGATCTTCCTGACCGAAGAGCACCGCAAGGCCGCCGATCTGATCCTGTCGTGGATGCGTGAGGCCGGCATGAGCGCGCATCTCGACGCGATCGGCAATGTCTGCGGCCGCTACGAGGGCGAGCGGCCGGACCTGCCGTGCCTGATGGTCGGCTCGCATTACGATACGGTGCGCGATGCCGGCAAATGGGACGGTCCGCTCGGCGTCATCACGGCGATCGCCTGCGTCGCTAATCTGAACCGGCGTGGCAAGCGGCTGCCATTCGCGGTCGAGGTTGTGGGCTTTGCGGACGAGGAGGGTGTGCGCTTCGCCTCGACCCTGCTCGGCAGCCGCGCGGTAGCCGGCACGTTCGACGAGAGCGTGCTCAACACGTGCGACCGCGCCGGCACATCGATACGTGATGCGCTGATCGAGTTCGGGCTCGATCCCGATCACATCGGCAAGGCGGCGCGCGCCCGCCGCGAGCTGCTCGGCTATGTCGAGTTGCACATCGAGCAGGGGCCGGTGCTGGAAGAGAAGGGATTACCTGTCGGCGTCGTCACCGCGATCGCGGGCGCGACCCGGCTCGTGGCCAACCTCACCGGTGTCGCCGGCCACGCCGGCACCGTGCCGATGGCGTTGCGGCGCGACGCACTGACCGGTGCGGCGGAATGCATCGGTGCGATCGAGGACTTCTGCAAGGCCGACAAGGCTGGCCTCGTCGGCACCGTCGGCTGTATCAGCGCGATGCCGGGCGCGACCAACGTGATCCCCGGAAAAGTCTCCTTCACCATGGATATCCGCTCGCAAAGCGATGCGCATCGCGAGCGCGCGGTGGCCGATATCTTGCAGCGGATCGAGGCGATCGCAAAACGCCGCGAGCTGACGCTGCAGGTCGATGTCACCCATGATAACCGCAGCGTGCCCTGCGCGCCGTGGCTGACGTCGCAGATCGCCGACGCCGTCACGGCCGAAGGCTTTCCCGCGTTCGAGCTGCCGAGCGGCGCAGGGCATGACGGCATGGCGATGGTCGATATCGCCGATATCGGCATGATCTTCGTGCGCTGCCGCGGCGGGATCAGTCACAACCCGGCCGAGCATGTCGAACTCGCCGACGCCGAGACCGGCGCGCGGGTGCTGCTGCTCTTTATCGAGAACTTCCGGCCGCAGCCGGCCTGA
- a CDS encoding enoyl-CoA hydratase-related protein, with product MSELVNVALDAGVLTVTMARPDKKNAITNAMYGAMADALERAEGDSAIRAVLFQGDGDSFTAGNDLADFAAASQGAQGERHVTRFLAKLTAATRPLVAAVQGNAVGIGTTMLLHCDLVYLASNAGLITPFVNLALVPEAASTYLLPQRIGYARAYAMFALGEPVEAEAAVAVGLANAVVPLDDLRVRARAAAEALAKRPLGSLLHTKALMRDTARISAQVACEGEIFQQRLMSADAREAFAAFAERRPPDFSRITG from the coding sequence ATGAGTGAATTGGTCAACGTGGCGCTGGACGCGGGCGTCCTTACCGTAACGATGGCGCGTCCGGACAAGAAGAATGCGATCACCAACGCGATGTATGGCGCGATGGCCGACGCGCTGGAACGCGCGGAAGGCGATTCCGCGATCCGCGCCGTGCTGTTCCAGGGCGACGGCGACAGCTTCACCGCGGGTAACGATCTCGCAGACTTCGCCGCGGCCTCGCAAGGCGCGCAGGGCGAGCGGCACGTGACGCGCTTTCTCGCCAAGCTCACGGCTGCAACGCGGCCGCTGGTTGCCGCCGTGCAGGGCAATGCGGTCGGCATCGGCACCACGATGCTGTTGCATTGCGATCTCGTCTATCTCGCTTCGAATGCAGGGCTGATCACGCCATTCGTCAATCTTGCGCTGGTGCCGGAGGCCGCCTCGACCTATCTCCTGCCGCAGCGCATCGGCTACGCCCGCGCCTATGCGATGTTCGCGCTCGGCGAGCCGGTCGAGGCAGAGGCCGCGGTCGCCGTCGGTCTTGCCAACGCAGTCGTGCCGCTCGACGATCTCCGCGTCAGGGCGCGGGCGGCGGCCGAAGCGCTCGCCAAGCGGCCGCTCGGCTCGCTTCTGCACACCAAGGCACTGATGCGCGACACCGCCAGGATATCAGCGCAAGTGGCGTGCGAAGGCGAGATTTTCCAGCAGCGGCTGATGAGCGCGGACGCGCGCGAGGCCTTTGCCGCCTTTGCCGAGCGTCGCCCGCCGGATTTTTCCAGGATCACAGGGTAG
- a CDS encoding DUF3830 family protein — protein sequence MSKLIVRAGEFTFDARFEEQLAPKTVAAFRKAMPFESQAIHVRWSGEGVWMPLGDLDFGVSYENHTSYPAPGQIILYPGGISETEILLAYGGVHFASKMGQLAGNHFITLTSGLENLTAFGKTVLWKGAQTIRFEEV from the coding sequence ATGAGCAAACTGATTGTCCGCGCCGGCGAGTTCACCTTTGACGCCCGTTTCGAGGAGCAGCTCGCGCCGAAGACGGTCGCCGCCTTCCGCAAGGCGATGCCGTTCGAGAGCCAGGCGATCCATGTCCGCTGGAGCGGCGAGGGCGTCTGGATGCCGCTCGGCGATCTCGATTTCGGTGTCTCCTACGAGAACCATACCAGCTACCCGGCGCCGGGCCAGATCATCCTCTACCCCGGCGGCATCAGCGAGACCGAGATCCTGCTCGCCTATGGCGGCGTGCATTTCGCCAGCAAGATGGGCCAGCTCGCCGGCAACCATTTCATCACCCTGACCTCGGGGCTGGAGAACCTCACCGCCTTCGGCAAGACCGTGCTCTGGAAGGGCGCGCAGACGATCCGCTTCGAGGAAGTGTGA
- a CDS encoding CHAD domain-containing protein — translation MTPSASPAKGRAVRPKRPRHLSPAMRCETAFRLILSECLEEVATNHEAVLAGDQTALHHTRVALTRLKAAIAFYGRMVADPEWSRLKSELKWLSGYLGATRDLDVAIENSKGEPEERVFVAARGEAFERLKDVLGSERYLQWFEAMWNWVGSGPWTARQDRRAAQRRAVPVSDFHAGRLARWHKQLAQKSRGLQGMGKNKRHRVRLASKRLRYAIEFSEGGLPEDDYASWRVVLKYLRKGQQVLGELNDAEVRRALIGSIDDQEQRGGKAAHKKLDERKKKSRLLRRAAAIYRKISG, via the coding sequence ATGACGCCATCGGCAAGTCCGGCCAAGGGACGCGCTGTCCGCCCGAAGCGGCCGCGCCATCTCAGTCCAGCCATGCGTTGCGAGACCGCATTTCGTCTGATCCTGTCCGAATGTCTCGAGGAAGTCGCAACCAATCACGAAGCTGTCCTTGCCGGCGATCAGACAGCACTGCACCACACACGCGTCGCGCTGACGCGGCTGAAGGCCGCGATCGCATTTTACGGACGAATGGTCGCGGATCCCGAATGGTCACGGCTGAAGTCCGAGCTGAAATGGTTGAGCGGATATCTCGGCGCGACGCGTGATCTCGATGTCGCGATCGAGAACAGCAAGGGCGAGCCCGAAGAGCGTGTGTTCGTGGCTGCGCGGGGCGAGGCTTTCGAACGGCTCAAGGATGTGCTCGGCAGCGAGCGTTACCTGCAATGGTTCGAAGCGATGTGGAACTGGGTCGGCAGCGGCCCATGGACCGCAAGGCAGGATCGTCGCGCAGCGCAACGGCGCGCCGTTCCGGTGTCGGATTTTCATGCCGGACGCCTTGCGCGATGGCACAAACAGCTCGCGCAGAAGAGCCGCGGCTTGCAGGGCATGGGCAAGAATAAGCGGCACCGGGTGCGGCTCGCCAGCAAGCGGCTGCGCTACGCCATCGAGTTCTCCGAAGGAGGATTGCCGGAGGACGACTACGCGTCGTGGAGGGTCGTTCTGAAGTATCTGCGCAAGGGGCAGCAGGTCCTCGGCGAACTGAACGATGCGGAGGTCCGCCGCGCGCTTATCGGAAGTATTGACGATCAGGAACAGCGAGGCGGGAAAGCCGCGCACAAGAAACTGGACGAGCGAAAGAAGAAGAGCCGACTCTTGCGCCGGGCTGCGGCGATCTATCGAAAAATCTCCGGTTGA
- the trpS gene encoding tryptophan--tRNA ligase, which yields MTKPVILTGDRTTGPLHLGHYAGSLKSRLAFQETHEQFLLLADMQALTDNAHDVGKVRNNVIEVALDYLAVGIDPARTSICLQSQLPALAELSMLYLNLVTVARLERNPTIKDEIRARGFGRDIPAGFLCYPAAQAADITAFRATIVPVGEDQAPLIEQTNEIVRRVNALAGRELLPEAQAIIPRAGRLPGIDGRSKMSKSAGNAIPLSASPDEISAAVRAMFTDPDHLRVTDPGKVEGNVVFTYLDAFDDDHDAVEDLKARYRLGGLGDTTVKRRLEGILQGLIAPIRARRAELATDPDHVVDIIRRGTLKGRGITERTKRDVMEGLGLFQL from the coding sequence GTGACCAAGCCAGTCATTCTCACCGGCGACCGCACGACCGGCCCGCTGCATCTGGGCCACTACGCCGGCTCGCTGAAAAGCCGGCTCGCGTTTCAGGAAACGCACGAGCAATTCTTGCTGCTCGCCGACATGCAGGCGCTCACCGACAATGCCCATGACGTCGGCAAGGTTCGCAACAACGTCATCGAGGTCGCACTGGACTATCTTGCGGTCGGCATCGATCCGGCCCGAACATCGATCTGTCTGCAATCGCAGCTTCCCGCGCTCGCGGAACTGTCGATGCTCTATCTCAACCTCGTCACGGTCGCCCGGCTCGAGCGCAATCCAACCATCAAGGATGAAATCCGCGCGCGTGGTTTCGGGCGCGACATACCGGCCGGCTTCCTCTGCTATCCGGCGGCGCAGGCCGCCGACATCACCGCCTTCCGCGCAACCATCGTTCCGGTCGGCGAGGACCAGGCACCCTTGATCGAGCAGACCAACGAGATCGTTCGCCGTGTCAACGCGCTGGCCGGCCGCGAGCTGTTGCCCGAAGCGCAGGCGATCATCCCGCGCGCGGGGCGGCTGCCAGGAATTGATGGACGTTCAAAGATGAGCAAGTCCGCCGGCAACGCTATTCCTCTCTCGGCCTCGCCCGATGAGATCTCGGCCGCCGTGCGCGCGATGTTCACCGATCCCGATCATCTGCGCGTCACCGATCCCGGCAAGGTCGAGGGCAATGTCGTCTTCACCTATCTCGACGCGTTCGACGACGATCACGATGCCGTCGAGGATTTGAAGGCGCGCTATCGGCTCGGCGGCCTGGGCGATACCACCGTCAAGCGGCGTCTGGAGGGCATTCTGCAGGGGCTAATCGCTCCGATCCGGGCGCGGCGCGCCGAACTGGCAACAGATCCCGATCACGTCGTCGATATCATCAGGCGCGGAACCCTGAAGGGCAGAGGGATCACGGAGCGCACCAAGCGCGACGTGATGGAGGGGCTCGGCTTGTTCCAGCTGTGA
- a CDS encoding 3-oxoacyl-ACP reductase family protein: MTTSSLHGHVALVTGGSRGIGAAIVKMLAEAGAAVAINYRERATEAETLAKGITAAGGRAVAIGADVSEASAVADMVERARSELGPIDILVNNAGIAIVKGVDDLTEEDFDRTITVNLKSVFLCTQAVLPMMRTKKWGRIVNISSGAARGGGSIGPHYNASKAGTEGLTRGYAARLVKEGITVNAVAPSLIETDMMKGQTALVSRIPLGRFGTSEEVAQAVMLLVNNPYMTGQTIAMSGGMAFN; encoded by the coding sequence ATGACGACAAGCAGCCTGCACGGACATGTAGCGCTCGTGACCGGAGGGTCGCGCGGCATCGGCGCGGCGATCGTCAAGATGCTGGCAGAAGCCGGCGCCGCGGTCGCGATCAACTATCGCGAGCGTGCAACCGAGGCCGAGACGCTGGCGAAGGGCATCACCGCGGCCGGTGGCCGGGCTGTCGCGATCGGCGCCGACGTGTCGGAAGCCTCTGCCGTCGCCGACATGGTCGAGCGCGCGAGATCCGAGCTCGGCCCGATCGACATCCTCGTCAACAATGCCGGGATCGCGATCGTCAAGGGCGTCGACGATCTCACGGAAGAGGATTTCGACCGCACCATCACGGTGAACCTGAAATCGGTTTTCCTGTGCACGCAGGCCGTGCTGCCGATGATGCGGACCAAGAAGTGGGGCCGCATCGTCAACATCTCTTCCGGCGCGGCGCGCGGCGGAGGCTCGATCGGGCCGCATTACAACGCATCCAAGGCCGGCACCGAAGGCTTGACCCGCGGCTATGCCGCGCGGCTCGTCAAGGAAGGCATCACGGTGAACGCCGTCGCGCCGTCGCTGATCGAGACCGACATGATGAAGGGGCAGACCGCGCTGGTCAGCCGGATTCCGTTGGGACGTTTCGGCACCTCCGAAGAGGTCGCGCAGGCCGTGATGCTGCTGGTCAACAATCCCTATATGACCGGCCAGACGATTGCGATGAGCGGCGGCATGGCGTTCAACTAG
- the puuE gene encoding allantoinase PuuE: MTEPRYPRDLRGYGRNPPDPKWPDGARVAVQFVVNFEEGGENNVLHGDRASEAFLSDVLGAQPWVGQRHANIESMFEYGSRAGFWRLWRIFTERKMPVTVFGVAMALKRNPDVVAAMQEAGWDIASHSLRWVEHKDMSEAEEREEIARAIAVHTEATGVRPLGWYTGRSSINTLRLLMEAGGLRYLCDSYADDLPYWIKAPETEPHLVIPYTLDANDMRFVNPQGFGGGDEFYTYLKDSFDVLYAEGATSPKMMSIGLHCRVVGRPGRAAALMRFLDYIQKHERVWVPTRLAIAEHWHAHLKHLADNAFEIG; this comes from the coding sequence GTGACCGAGCCCCGCTATCCGCGCGATCTCCGCGGCTATGGCCGCAATCCGCCCGATCCGAAGTGGCCGGATGGGGCGCGGGTTGCCGTGCAGTTCGTGGTCAATTTCGAGGAGGGCGGCGAAAACAACGTCCTGCATGGTGACCGCGCCTCGGAGGCGTTTCTCTCGGATGTGCTCGGCGCGCAGCCCTGGGTCGGGCAACGCCACGCCAATATCGAATCGATGTTCGAATATGGCTCGCGTGCGGGCTTCTGGCGGCTGTGGCGGATATTCACCGAGCGCAAGATGCCGGTCACGGTGTTCGGCGTCGCGATGGCGCTGAAGCGCAACCCGGACGTTGTCGCAGCGATGCAGGAGGCGGGCTGGGATATCGCAAGCCACAGCCTGCGCTGGGTCGAGCACAAGGACATGTCGGAGGCCGAGGAGCGCGAGGAGATCGCCCGCGCCATCGCCGTCCACACCGAGGCGACCGGCGTGCGGCCGCTCGGCTGGTACACCGGCCGCTCCTCGATCAACACGCTGCGGCTGCTGATGGAAGCCGGCGGCCTGCGTTATCTCTGCGACTCCTACGCCGACGATCTGCCGTACTGGATCAAGGCTCCGGAAACCGAGCCGCATCTGGTGATCCCCTACACGCTCGATGCCAACGACATGCGCTTCGTCAACCCGCAGGGCTTCGGCGGCGGCGACGAGTTCTACACCTATCTGAAGGACAGTTTCGACGTGCTCTATGCCGAGGGCGCGACGTCGCCGAAGATGATGTCGATCGGCCTGCATTGCCGGGTGGTCGGCCGCCCCGGCCGTGCTGCCGCGCTGATGCGCTTCCTTGACTATATCCAGAAGCACGAGCGGGTCTGGGTGCCGACCCGGCTTGCGATCGCCGAGCACTGGCACGCCCATCTGAAGCATCTGGCGGACAATGCGTTTGAGATCGGATAG